One Panulirus ornatus isolate Po-2019 chromosome 16, ASM3632096v1, whole genome shotgun sequence genomic window carries:
- the LOC139754051 gene encoding transcription initiation factor TFIID subunit 13-like isoform X2, with product MAAVDDGFDQYEEEETGETQAEATISSGTGGRKRLFSKELRCMMYGFGDDQNPYTESVDLLEDLVIEFITQMTQRAMEVGRSGRVQVEDVMYLVRKDKRKYARVHDLLNMNEELKKARKAFDEVKYAGV from the exons atGGCTGCTGTTGATGATGGTTTTGATCAG TATGAAGAGGAAGAGACTGGGGAGACTCAGGCAGAGGCAACCATTTCTTCTGGAACAGGAGGACGCAAAAGACTCTTTTCCAAGGAACTTCGGTGCATGATGTATGGATTTGGAGATGATCAGAATCCATACACAGAGAGTGTTGATCTTCTGGAGGATCTTGTCATTGAATTTATAACTCAGATG ACTCAGCGAGCAATGGAAGTTGGTCGATCAGGAAGAGTTCAAGTCGAGGATGTAATGTATTTagtaagaaaagacaagagaaagtatgcaagagttCATGACCTTCTCAACATGAATGAAGAACTGAAGAAGGCTAGGAAGGCTTTTGATGAAGTAAAATATGCAGGAGTTTAG
- the LOC139754051 gene encoding transcription initiation factor TFIID subunit 13-like isoform X1, giving the protein MAAVDDGFDQNDGDDFFQYEEEETGETQAEATISSGTGGRKRLFSKELRCMMYGFGDDQNPYTESVDLLEDLVIEFITQMTQRAMEVGRSGRVQVEDVMYLVRKDKRKYARVHDLLNMNEELKKARKAFDEVKYAGV; this is encoded by the exons atGGCTGCTGTTGATGATGGTTTTGATCAG AATGATGGCGACGATTTCTTTCAGTATGAAGAGGAAGAGACTGGGGAGACTCAGGCAGAGGCAACCATTTCTTCTGGAACAGGAGGACGCAAAAGACTCTTTTCCAAGGAACTTCGGTGCATGATGTATGGATTTGGAGATGATCAGAATCCATACACAGAGAGTGTTGATCTTCTGGAGGATCTTGTCATTGAATTTATAACTCAGATG ACTCAGCGAGCAATGGAAGTTGGTCGATCAGGAAGAGTTCAAGTCGAGGATGTAATGTATTTagtaagaaaagacaagagaaagtatgcaagagttCATGACCTTCTCAACATGAATGAAGAACTGAAGAAGGCTAGGAAGGCTTTTGATGAAGTAAAATATGCAGGAGTTTAG
- the l(2)k10201 gene encoding zinc finger protein 511, with protein MWTSDSWSYLVSLGVQHRSWDDPLFVEGLNVCHPLRKVPCVDIDEEDFLHDRIEAITCNVVGCNKSFTTVAEHAGHQRTCHSHICGTCKHTFASNHLLDLHLLEVHDTLFQLMAERKPMYQCLLETCPEKFSYPAERKTHCIEKHSFPADYRFNLAWRKLGKSRKGRGKGQKEEELSAMECEVMVPVDVNPTSMVLPDCVPADDKDYANTDTSSRKRITHKIPNSVSFGAGVPRGFNRRIRGRRGCNRGDTIHWHQRMRPSNSARTSIEEVSMKDLEEALVKESTVL; from the exons ATGTGGACAAGTGATTCATGGAGCTATCTGGTTTCACTTGGAGTGCAGCATCGCTCATGGGATGATCCACTATTTGTAGAAGGACTCAATGTCTGCCATCCTTTGAGAAAGGTTCCTTGTGTTGACATTGATGAAGAGGACTTCTTACATGACAG GATTGAGGCAATAACTTGCAATGTGGTTGGGTGTAACAAATCTTTCACAACAGTAGCAGAGCATGCAGGGCACCAGCGTACTTGTCACAGCCACATATGTGGTACTTGCAAGCATACTTTTGCCTCTAACCACCTGCTGGACCTCCACCTTTTAGAAGTTCATGACACTTTATTTCAACTTATGGCAGAGAGAAAGCCCATG TATCAGTGCCTATTGGAAACTTGCCCTGAGAAGTTCAGTTATCCAGCTGAGAGGAAAACTCACTGTATTGAAAAACATAGTTTCCCAGCAGACTATCGATTCAACTTGGCATGGAGGAAATTAGGGAAGAGCAGAAAAGGACGTGGAAAAGGCCAGAAGGAAGAGGAGTTATCTGCTATGGAATGTGAAGTCATGGTTCCTGTAGATGTGAATCCTACAAGCATGGTATTACCTGACTGTGTTCCAGCTGATGATAAAGATTATGCTAATACTGATACTAGTTCAAGGAAAAGAATCACTCACAAAATTCCAAATTCTGTATCATTTGGTGCCGGAGTACCCCGTGGCTTTAATAGAAGGATTAGGGGCAGAAGAGGTTGTAATAGAGGGGATACTATTCACTGGCACCAGAGGATGCGCCCATCCAATAGTGCCAGAACTAGTATTGAAGAAGTTAGTATGAAAGACTTAGAAGAGGCACTTGTTAAAGAATCAACAGTTCTATGA